The Halomicrobium salinisoli genome contains a region encoding:
- a CDS encoding class I SAM-dependent methyltransferase gives MGDARTENRRLWDEWSDDFQALWNADTADGDLPPAPCPFTADAPGGSQPEILPSVEGLDVVELGCGGGQASVGTADEGADRVVGVDVSSGQLAHARKLRDLYGVDARFVEGDVTHLPLAADAFDVAFSGWVLQMVGDLETCLTEARRVLRDDGVLVFDVPHPFYELFDPASEALERSYHATGRREITIDEDYDADMVVFDRKVGDYHRALVDAGFDVERVLEPGSDDPDDYDDDPLESNRPELMATVPRSLRFWAVAN, from the coding sequence GAGCGACGACTTCCAGGCGCTGTGGAACGCGGACACGGCGGACGGGGACCTGCCGCCCGCCCCGTGCCCGTTCACGGCGGACGCCCCGGGCGGGAGCCAGCCCGAGATTCTCCCCTCGGTCGAGGGGCTCGACGTCGTCGAACTGGGCTGTGGCGGCGGACAGGCGAGCGTCGGGACGGCCGACGAGGGCGCCGACCGGGTCGTCGGCGTGGACGTCTCCTCGGGACAACTCGCACACGCCCGGAAGCTGCGGGACCTGTACGGCGTCGACGCCCGGTTCGTCGAGGGCGACGTGACGCACCTCCCGCTCGCGGCGGACGCCTTCGACGTCGCCTTCTCCGGCTGGGTCCTCCAGATGGTCGGGGACCTCGAGACCTGCCTGACCGAGGCCCGTCGCGTCCTGCGCGACGACGGCGTCCTCGTCTTCGACGTCCCCCATCCGTTCTACGAGCTCTTCGATCCGGCCTCGGAGGCGCTCGAGCGGAGCTATCACGCCACCGGTCGACGGGAGATCACGATCGACGAGGACTACGATGCCGACATGGTCGTTTTCGACCGGAAGGTCGGCGACTACCACCGGGCCCTCGTCGACGCGGGGTTCGACGTCGAGCGGGTCCTCGAACCCGGCAGCGACGACCCGGACGACTACGACGACGACCCCCTCGAGAGCAACCGACCCGAACTGATGGCGACGGTCCCGCGGAGCCTCCGGTTCTGGGCGGTCGCGAACTGA
- a CDS encoding lactonase family protein, with protein MTRETYLAAIGTYSPADEDGVHTVEVDAETGAMRSLDSAVAGPDPTFVAPHPDGDVLYAAVREDDEGAIRAFEVDPESGALTAVDSSPSGALSPCHCSVDATGRHLFVAHYAGGAVSMLPIDEDGRPGSPTDVVEHAGSSVDPERQSAPHPHSISPGPDDRFVYVPDLGTDQVHVYEIDRDDGTLSPHDATDVREGAGPRHLAFGPDGDRAYLINELDSTITTFDRGPDGRLTRLSTTTTLPESFDGANKTAEVAVHPSGEFVFGSNRGHDSIATFAVDDDGLSPVEHTPTGGEWPRHFAIGPDGRFLFVENRDTDDVTAFRVDAETGTLSAADERLSVSEPVCLQWIPR; from the coding sequence GTGACGCGGGAGACCTATCTAGCGGCGATCGGCACGTACAGCCCGGCCGACGAGGACGGAGTCCACACCGTCGAGGTCGACGCCGAAACGGGGGCGATGCGGTCGCTCGACAGCGCCGTCGCGGGCCCGGACCCGACGTTCGTCGCACCGCATCCGGACGGGGACGTCCTCTACGCGGCCGTTCGGGAAGACGACGAGGGGGCTATCAGGGCGTTCGAGGTCGACCCGGAGTCCGGTGCGCTGACCGCCGTCGACAGCAGTCCGAGCGGGGCGCTCAGCCCCTGCCACTGTAGCGTCGACGCGACGGGCCGGCACCTGTTCGTCGCACACTACGCCGGAGGCGCCGTCTCGATGCTCCCGATCGACGAGGACGGCCGCCCCGGATCCCCGACCGACGTCGTCGAACACGCCGGATCGAGCGTCGATCCCGAGCGCCAGTCCGCGCCGCATCCCCACTCGATCTCGCCCGGCCCGGACGACCGGTTCGTCTACGTCCCCGACCTCGGGACCGATCAGGTCCACGTCTACGAGATCGATCGCGACGACGGGACACTCTCGCCCCACGACGCGACGGACGTTCGGGAGGGAGCCGGACCCCGACACCTCGCGTTCGGTCCGGACGGCGACCGGGCGTACCTGATCAACGAGCTCGACTCGACGATCACCACCTTCGATCGCGGCCCCGACGGCCGCCTGACCCGGCTGTCGACGACGACGACGCTCCCCGAGTCGTTCGACGGCGCGAACAAGACGGCGGAGGTCGCCGTCCACCCGTCCGGCGAGTTCGTCTTCGGTTCGAACCGCGGCCACGACTCGATCGCGACCTTCGCCGTGGACGACGACGGACTATCGCCGGTCGAGCACACGCCGACCGGCGGGGAGTGGCCCCGTCACTTCGCGATCGGCCCCGACGGTCGGTTCCTGTTCGTAGAGAACAGGGACACCGACGACGTCACCGCGTTCCGCGTCGACGCCGAGACCGGGACTCTGTCAGCAGCCGACGAACGGCTGTCGGTCTCCGAACCGGTGTGTCTCCAGTGGATTCCGCGTTGA